Genomic segment of Sodalis-like secondary symbiont of Drepanosiphum platanoidis:
TTTACCAAAAATGAAAAATTTTTTATATAAATGGATAAATTCTAATAATTTACAAAAAGAAGTAATTAATAAAATAAAAGAATGGTTTATTTCTGGATTAAAATCTTGGGATATCTCTAGAGATGATCCTTATTTTGGATTTGAAATACCAGGAACAATAAAAAAATATTTTTATGTATGGTTAGATGCACCAATTGGATATATGGGAACATTTAAAAATTTATGTAATAAAGAGAAAAATATTAAATTTAAAGATTTTTGGAATAAAGATTCAAAAAATGAAATATATCATTTTATTGGAAAAGATATAATTTATTTTCATTGTTTATTTTGGCCTGCTTTATTAAAAGGAAGTAATTTTAAAACTCCAACAAATTTATTTGTTCATGGTTATTTAACAATAAATGGAAAAAAAATGTCTAAATCAAAAGGTACTTTTATAAAAGCAAGTACTTATTTAGTACATTTAGATCCTGATTATTTAAGATATTATTTTGCATCAAAATTATCTTCAAAAATTAATGATATTGATTTTAATGTAAAAAATTTTGTTGAATGTATAAATGTTCATATAATTAATAAAATTGTTAATCTTGCTTCAAGATGTTCTAAATTTATTGAAAAAGAATTTTCTTGTTATCTTTCAAATGAATTAAGTGATCCAATTTTATATGATTTTTTTATTAATTCATCATATGATGTAAAAAGATTATTTAATTCTAGAGAATTTAGTTCTGTAATAAAAAAAGTAATAGAATTATCAGATATTGCTAATAAATATATTGATGAAAAAAAACCATGGATATTAAAAAATAAAAAAAATAAAAAAAAATTACAAAATGTTTGTTCTATGGGTATTAATTTTTTTAAAGTTTTAATGATTTATTTAAAACCTATAGTTCCATCTTTATCAATACGAGTAGAAAAATTTTTAAATATAGAATTATCATGGAATAATATTAAAAATCCATTATTTAATCATAAAATTAAACCTTTTAAATTTTTAATGAATAGATTATCTATAAGTCAAGTTAATAAAATAATTAATAATTAATTTTTTTATTTTAATTTTTTTAATTAAATTTATAATATTTTAATATTTGTATAAATATATAAAATTTTTATAAAATAAAAAATCAAACAATAATTATATTAAAATTTAAAATAAATTATATTTATAATATATTAAAAATATAAAATAAAAATTTTTAATAAAATTTATTTAATATATTATAATTAATAATAAATTGTTATTTATTATTAATTATAATATATTAAATAATAATTAAATTAATTCATTTAAAAACATATAAGGATTTTCTTATTATGACAACTGTAAATCAACTTGTAAGAAAACCTCGTAAAACAAAAATTATTAAAAGTAATGTATCAGCTTTAGGTAAATGTCCTCAAAAAAGAGGTGTTTGTATTAAAGTTTATACAACTACACCAAAAAAACCAAACTCTGCTTTAAGAAAAGTTTGTCGTGTTCGTTTAACAAATGGATTTGAAGTAACATCTTATATTGGAGGAGAAGGACATAATTTACAAGAACATTCTGTTGTATTAATTAGAGGTGGTAGAGTTAAAGATTTACCAGGAGTTAGATATCATACAATTAGAGGTGCATTAGATTGTTCTGGAGTTAAAGATAGAAAAAATGGACGTTCTAAATATGGAGTTAAAAAACAAAAAACTTAATTTAAATTATTATTTAATAATATTAAGATTTTAATATATTAATTTTTTTTAAAATTAACATATAATCATCTATATTTTAATAAATGGAGATTATATATGCCTAGACGTCGAATTATTAGTCAAAGAAAAATATTACCAGATCCAAAATTTGGTTCAGAGATTTTATCTAAATTTATTAATATTCTTATGATTAATGGAAAAAAATCTATTGCAGAATTTATTACATATAATGCATTAGATTTTCTTATTAAAAAATCTAAAAAAAATCATTTAGAATCTTTTGAAACTGCTCTTGAAAATGTTCGTCCAATAGTTGAAGTTAAATCTAGAAGAGTTGGAGGATCTACATATCAAGTACCAGTAGAAGTTAGATTAGTAAGAAGAAATGCTTTAGCTATGAGATGGATCATATATGCTGCTAGAAAAAGATCTGATAAATCAATGTCTCTTCGTCTTGCTAATGAATTATATGATGCTATAAAAAATAAAGGATTGGCTGTTAAAAAAAGAGAAGATGTTCATAAAATGGCAGAAGCTAATAAAGCATTTGCACATTATAGATGGTAACATATTTAAATTTATATATTTTATATATAAAAATTTAATATTTTTTTTGAATAAAATTTAAATAGAGGGTATAAATGTCTCGAATCACACCTATTGTTCGATACCGAAATATTGGAATTAGTGCTCATATTGATGCTGGAAAAACAACTACTACAGAAAGAATTCTTTTTTATACTGGGGTAAATCATAAAATAGGTGAAGTTCATCATGGATTAGCTACTATGGATTGGATGGAACAAGAACAAGAACGTGGAATAACTATAACTTCTGCAGCTACTACTTGTTTTTGGTCTGGTATGTCAAATCAATTTAATAAATATAGAATTAATATTATTGATACTCCTGGACATGTAGATTTTACTATTGAAGTAGAAAGATCTATGTCTATATTAGATGGTGTAGTTATGGTGTATTGTGCAGTAGGTGGAGTTCAACCTCAATCTGAAACTGTATGGAGACAAGCAAATAAATATAATATACCTAGAATTGCTTTTATAAATAAAATGGATCGTATTGGAGCAAATTATTTTAATGTAATAAAACAATTAAAAAATCGTTTATTATCTAATCCTGTTGCAATTCAAATACCAATAGGTTCTGAAGATAAATTTGTAGGAATAATTGATTTAATCAAAATGAAAGCAATTTATTGGAATAAAAAAGATCAAGGACTTACATTTTCATATGATGAAATTCCAAATCATTTAATAAATTTATCTAAAAAATGGCATCAATATATAATTGAATCTGCAGCAGAATCATCAGAAAAATTAATGGATAAATATTTAAATAATGAAATTTTAACTGAAAAAGAAATAAAAAATGGATTAAGAAAACTTGTATTAAATAATAAAATTATTCTAGTAACTTGTGGTTCTGCTTTTAAAAATAAAGGAATTCAATCTATGCTTGACGCAGTTATTGAATATTTACCATCTCCAATAGATATACCTCCAATACAAGGAATATCTAAAGATAAAAAAACACCTATAAAAAGATTATCTGATGATAAAGAACCATTTTCTGCATTAGTATTTAAAATAGCATCAGATCCTTTCGTAGGAAATTTAACTTTTTTTCGTGTATATTCAGGTGTAATAAAATCTGGAGATAAAATTATTAATGCAATAAAAGAAAAAAAAGAAAGATTTGGTAGAATTGTACAAATGCATGCTAATAAAAGAGATGAAATAAAAGAAGTTAGAGCTGGAGATATTGCTGCTGCAATAGGATTAAAAGATGTTACTACTGGAGATACATTATGTGATCCTAATGCATATATTATATTAGAATCAATGGATTTTCCAGAACCTGTTATATCTGTTTCTGTTGAACCAAAAACAAAAGTTGATCAAGAAAAAATGAGTTTATCTTTAAATAGATTAGCTCAAGAAGATCCTTCATTTAAAGTTTGGACAGATATTGAATCTGGACAAACAATTATTGCTGGAATGGGAGAATTACATCTTGAAATATTAATTGATCGTATGAAAAGAGAATTTAATGTAGAAGCAAATGTAGGAAAACCACAAGTAGCTTATAGAGAAACAATAAGAAATTCAATTGAAAATGAAGGTAAATTTATTCGTCAATCTGGAGGTAGAGGACAATACGGACATATTTGGTTACGTATTGAACCAATAGAACCTGGTGGAAATGGATATGAATTTGTAAATAAAATTGTTGGAGGAGTAGTTCCTAAAGAATATATTCCAGCTATAGAAAAAGGAATAAAAGATCAACTTAAAAGTGGAGTTTTAGCTGGATATCCAATAGTTGATGTTAGAGTATCAGCTTTTGATGGATCTTATCATGAAGTAGATTCTTCAGAAATAGCATTTAAAATAGCTGCTTCTATAGCTTTTAGAGAAGGTTTTATGAAAGCAAATCCAGTTATTTTAGAACCTATTATGAGTGTAGAAGTAGAAACCCCTGAACGTTATATGGGTGATGTTATCGGAGATTTAAATCGTAGAAGAGGAATTATTGATGGAATGGAAGATATACCTACAGGAAAAAAAATTCGTTCTAAAGTTCCATTATCTGAAATGTTTGGATATGCAACAGATTTAAGATCTCAAACTCAAGGAAGAGCATCTTATTCTATGGAATTTTTAAAGTATAATGAAGCACCTAAAAATATTTCACAAAATATTATAGATAATAAAAAAATATAAATAAAATTTTTTATTAAAATTTAAATTTATATTTAAAATTTATT
This window contains:
- the rpsL gene encoding 30S ribosomal protein S12, which encodes MTTVNQLVRKPRKTKIIKSNVSALGKCPQKRGVCIKVYTTTPKKPNSALRKVCRVRLTNGFEVTSYIGGEGHNLQEHSVVLIRGGRVKDLPGVRYHTIRGALDCSGVKDRKNGRSKYGVKKQKT
- the rpsG gene encoding 30S ribosomal protein S7, with product MPRRRIISQRKILPDPKFGSEILSKFINILMINGKKSIAEFITYNALDFLIKKSKKNHLESFETALENVRPIVEVKSRRVGGSTYQVPVEVRLVRRNALAMRWIIYAARKRSDKSMSLRLANELYDAIKNKGLAVKKREDVHKMAEANKAFAHYRW
- the fusA gene encoding elongation factor G, translating into MSRITPIVRYRNIGISAHIDAGKTTTTERILFYTGVNHKIGEVHHGLATMDWMEQEQERGITITSAATTCFWSGMSNQFNKYRINIIDTPGHVDFTIEVERSMSILDGVVMVYCAVGGVQPQSETVWRQANKYNIPRIAFINKMDRIGANYFNVIKQLKNRLLSNPVAIQIPIGSEDKFVGIIDLIKMKAIYWNKKDQGLTFSYDEIPNHLINLSKKWHQYIIESAAESSEKLMDKYLNNEILTEKEIKNGLRKLVLNNKIILVTCGSAFKNKGIQSMLDAVIEYLPSPIDIPPIQGISKDKKTPIKRLSDDKEPFSALVFKIASDPFVGNLTFFRVYSGVIKSGDKIINAIKEKKERFGRIVQMHANKRDEIKEVRAGDIAAAIGLKDVTTGDTLCDPNAYIILESMDFPEPVISVSVEPKTKVDQEKMSLSLNRLAQEDPSFKVWTDIESGQTIIAGMGELHLEILIDRMKREFNVEANVGKPQVAYRETIRNSIENEGKFIRQSGGRGQYGHIWLRIEPIEPGGNGYEFVNKIVGGVVPKEYIPAIEKGIKDQLKSGVLAGYPIVDVRVSAFDGSYHEVDSSEIAFKIAASIAFREGFMKANPVILEPIMSVEVETPERYMGDVIGDLNRRRGIIDGMEDIPTGKKIRSKVPLSEMFGYATDLRSQTQGRASYSMEFLKYNEAPKNISQNIIDNKKI